In Aspergillus fumigatus Af293 chromosome 4, whole genome shotgun sequence, one genomic interval encodes:
- the idi2 gene encoding S-methyl-5-thioribose-1-phosphate isomerase, whose protein sequence is MASILQAIRYSHGKLAIIDQLQLPYVEKFITIRTSEDAWHAIKEMRVRGAPAIAIVAALALASELNTLIIHDKLSSRAEEVKLFIREKLDYLVSSRPTAVNLSDAARKLESTISGHADTPGATGRTVAEAFIRAAEEMMTKDLDDNMKIGQNGAEWIIKHALARHKSTATVLTHCNTGSLATSGYGTALGVIRSLASKKALEHAYCTETRPYNQGSRLTAFELVHDRLPATLITDSMVAALLASTKAEVDAIVVGADRVAANGDTANKIGTYGLAVLAKYHGVKFLVAAPLTTIDLGTKSGEDIVIEERPSAEVTKIRGPVDGDHPADIVKLETVHIAAKGIDVWNPAFDVTPSTLIDGIITEVGVIEKEADGQFHLERLFIDNSAS, encoded by the exons ATGGCGTCAATTTTACAAGCAATCAGGTATAGCCATGGCAAGTTAGCCATCATTGACCAGCTACAGCTTCCATACGTGGAAAAGTTTATTACAATCCGGACATCTGAAGACGCCTGGCATGCAATCAAGGAAATGAGAGTCAGGGGCGCACCAGCCATTGCAATAGTTGCAGCCCTCGCACTCGCCTCGGAGTTGAATACACTCATAATCCACGATAAACTATCATCGAGAGCAGAAGAGGTGAAACTTTTTATCCGGGAAAAGTTGGATTACCTAGTGAGCAGCAGACCAACTGCTGTCAACCTCAGTGATGCTGCTCGCAAACTCGAATCAACCATTTCAGGTCATGCGGATACCCCTGGTGCAACTGGGCGTACTGTTGCGGAGGCTTTCATCCGGGCTGCAGAGGAAATGATGACCAAGGACCTGGACGATAATATGAAGATTGGTCAAAATGGTGCAGAGTGGATTATCAAGCATGCACTTGCAAGGCACAAGTCAACAGCTACGGTCCTGACGCATTGTAACACTGG CTCGCTTGCAACTTCGGGCTATGGAACAGCACTGGGTGTGATACGATCGTTGGCTTCAAAAAAAGCACTGGAACATGCATATTGCACCGAGACTAGGCCTTACAACCAAGGCAGCCGCCTGACAGCTTTCGAACTTGTCCATGATAGACTCCCTGCTACATTGATAACCGACTCAATGGTAGCTGCACTGCTTGCTAGTACGAAAGCTGAAGTGGACGCAATCGTGGTTGGGGCAGACAGAGTGGCAGCCAATGGAGACACAGCCAACAAAATAGGTACATATGGTTTAGCAGTACTAGCCAAATATCACGGCGTGAAATTCCTTGTCGCCGCGCCACTTACGACAATTGATCTCGGCACCAAATCAGGTGAAGATATCGTCATTGAGGAACGGCCATCAGCTGAAGTCACCAAAATCAGAGGTCCTGTCGATGGAGATCATCCAGCTGATATTGTGAAGTTGGAAACTGTGCACATTGCTGCAAAGGGTATCGACGTCTGGAATCCAGCATTCGATGTTACTCCCTCAACACTCATCGATGGCATCATCACTGAAGTCGGCGTCATCGAAAAGGAAGCAGATGGCCAATTTCATCTGGAGCGGCTATTCATAGATAACTCAGCTTCGTGA
- a CDS encoding putative nuclear pore complex subunit Nup133 yields MFVPKAGLSSVASLRNPRRRQRTSSDESMKQPDAKRQRSALRSESPGHSSEAQSDFKKRLPKHPGLDTGDVSDPTVTKKPGVQKSLPVRSLNELKLPPNEVNTTVVLSKTDFYTVSQLPAFPDQIRGLQSDFRGIFGTANGYALALTASHAIIWPYSPSASASSPVDVFTLTIPESCRESHGAPPLGTFLSSANGEIPGLMVVMPYTGRIIYWETISHAGSLGLPRQKQSGLQGHVPGLLPSEYVTDVINCEPSGVIVTFSSGRVAHITFRDSQGRPTVMANFLRNSSSSSGLLNGIKSVFSGGCWRKDVAAVKAARSHQRGQRDIIVGTTTGVFEIWDTHWSNGSIMKKQFDIRQDLCRSLGRKHTEVASDTDLKILDFALLSCGDNAQDLQHSGAESWRLCLVVAPSRETGRRCISVVQLLLSEEVHVLAASSIDLSFSTLSNAPQPNIKLHVATVSQTAFIVIDQSVLLLSLGSYGDSPTSQLLLDSGRLPSPFNDHITFRSGADYKLLGSGCEDETGEGSSSACLVMVRNFGVIRIAVRPRQSAGNEIEDAQITAKTKIEQAVFYGARPGNPLDLTDKGGFDFSPQEIEEAALEICGELLRSTSHYIPATSVTLEQNLKLRAKALDDLASLLLQHKKPLHRQTWYELLWGAEKLAAQRALWKSEDKARRAMGQGNTFLAHVIGSMNEKFKTKSEDYEDKDNVRDWFLFDTFRMEHIIPWIFKALKLQKGISTKQGRRVLEEIVQASELSLAVLETAFRFRDEHARQYGLEDEHIEDGVLSSGYDGLSEFWTSRDIVFLETGHLLDLELDTCRAWTQQATTSLDLREQKLVRQIAENSARQLRVLSLMHYERVRWLSSQDNPKSVDEGIELEQTYTKQRRWQLFKLAGIGQLEDAISLAEKFRDMSALVELIIELQDQTLADSEHAENVTNYESEQLGRRISTYFEKFGEPWADAFFTRQISMGQSEILFTMRRFQPFINRFLHKNPTYARLCWINDAIGEDNYEAAARSLETLALERESDLWCHRVELSLSKLATLAAWEESSAAAKPIFGNEIKRLEDLAELDAVQEVVYAYMMPALQGAIDQKAETELAIDQFGRFVNDTPSLHEVLSALLTKVISRQILRVDQLVDLLTLIDGGQVSEETQNEFIGKEFYLALRVIRLNSSTQEGPLYCIPLQKLVWRRCMIRDDWQLEKNADNTDHEPGDHMHCVSLLRTLTLCLRDKHCADADPCPLYVPSSPLDVVLNESDLDFILSSYPQEQRNRICRDLSKENDILLQRIEEGKLEFWYRKLLISAEEAVSSSASHSTGALVQFSDGLQAHHSETGSPSTRAQLSWL; encoded by the exons ATGTTTGTACCAAAAGCAGGACTCTCCTCCGTGGCCTCGTTGCGCAACCCACGAAGACGTCAGCGCACTAGCTCCGATGAGTCTATGAAGCAACCAGATGCTAAAAGACAACGTTCTGCGCTGCGTAGTGAGAGTCCTGGGCATTCCTCGGAGGCTCAGTCAGACTTTAAGAAAAGATTACCGAAACATCCAGGACTTGATACCGGAGATGTGTCCGACCCAACGGTTACGAAGAAACCTGGCGTGCAAAAGTCGCTGCCAGTGAGATCACTGAATGAATTGAAGCTACCACCAAATGAGGTCAACACAACTGTTGTGCTT TCCAAAACAGATTTCTACACGGTCTCTCAACTTCCTGCTTTTCCGGACCAGATCCGTGGCCTACAATCAG ATTTTCGAGGTATTTTTGGGACAGCGAATGGCTATGCATTGGCCTTGACAGCATCGCATGCTATTATCTGGCCATATTCTCCCTCTGCATCAGCATCGTCGCCCGTGGATGTCTTTACACTTACAATTCCCGAATCTTGCCGAGAATCTCATGGTGCACCCCCCCTTGGGACTTTCCTTTCGTCCGCAAATGGCGAAATACCAGGCTTAATGGTAGTCATGCCGTACACAGGAAGAATTATCTACTGGGAGACCATATCACATGCTGGATCCCTTGGGCTACCAAGACAAAAACAAAGTGGGCTTCAAGGTCATGTACCTGGCTTGCTCCCAAGTGAATATGTTACTGATGTGATAAATTGCGAGCCCTCCGGTGTAATTGTCACGTTTTCATCGGGAAGGGTCGCTCACATTACCTTTAGGGATTCTCAAGGGAGGCCCACCGTGATGGCCAATTTTCTTCGGAATTCAAGCAGCAGTAGTGGGCTACTGAATGGCATAAAAAGCGTCTTcagtggtggttgctggAGGAAGGATGTCGCTGCAGTAAAGGCTGCCCGTTCGCATCAACGAGGGCAGCGGGACATCATTGTTGGCACAACGACAGGAGTGTTTGAGATCTGGGACACTCATTGGAGTAACGGGAGCATAATGAAGAAACAGTTTGATATCAGACAGGACCTGTGCCGCTCTTTGGGTCGAAAGCACACAGAAGTGGCCAGTGATACAGATCTAAAGATCTTAGATTTTGCCCTTTTGTCCTGCGGAGATAATGCGCAAGATCTACAGCATAGTGGGGCAGAGTCGTGGCGACTTTGTCTGGTTGTGGCGCCTTCTCGGGAGACAGGTCGTCGATGCATATCTGTGGTGCAGCTCTTGCTTTCAGAAGAAGTTCATGTCTTGGCTGCCAGTTCCATAGACTTGAGCTTTTCTACATTGTCTAACGCACCGCAGCCCAACATCAAGTTACATGTAGCCACAGTGAGCCAGACAGCCTTTATTGTGATTGACCAATCGGTGTTACTGCTCTCGTTGGGCTCATATGGTGACTCGCCCACCTCGCAACTCTTACTAGACTCTGGTCGACTTCCCTCTCCTTTCAATGACCATATCACCTTTCGATCCGGAGCTGACTACAAGCTACTGGGCAGCGGCTGTGAGGATGAAACGGGTGAAGGATCTTCCTCCGCATGCTTGGTCATGGTTCGAAATTTTGGGGTCATTCGAATCGCAGTGAGGCCTCGACAAAGCGCAGGCaatgagattgaagatgcTCAAATCACAGCTAAAACCAAAATCGAACAAGCCGTATTCTACGGCGCGAGGCCAGGCAACCCACTCGATCTAACTGACAAAGGCGGCTTCGACTTTAGTCCccaggagatcgaggaagCTGCACTTGAAATTTGCGGAGAATTGCTGCGGTCTACCTCGCATTATATTCCCGCCACGTCGGTCACTCTAGAACAGAACTTGAAATTACGAGCAAAAGCTCTAGATGATCTTGCGAGTCTGTTACTGCAGCATAAGAAACCTTTGCATCGTCAAACCTGGTACGAGCTATTGTGGGGTGCAGAGAAACTTGCTGCACAAAGGGCCCTGTGGAAATCTGAGGATAAGGCGAGGCGGGCAATGGGCCAAGGGAATACGTTTTTGGCTCATGTGATTGGGTCGATGAATGAAAAATTCAAAACAAAATCTGAGGATTATGAGGACAAAGATAATGTGCGCGACTGGTTTCTTTTTGACACGTTTCGAATGGAACATATTATTCCCTGGATCTTCAAGGCGCTCAAACTTCAGAAGGGGATTTCAACGAAGCAGGGCCGGAGGGTATTAGAAGAAATCGTCCAAGCCAGTGAGCTTTCCTTGGCCGTCTTGGAGACAGCTTTTCGGTTTCGTGATGAGCACGCTCGTCAGTACGGGCTTGAAGACGAGCACATAGAGGATGGCGTGTTGTCGTCTGGCTATGATGGTCTCTCTGAGTTCTGGACGTCTCGAGATATTGTTTTTCTTGAAACGGGACATCTTCTGGATCTAGAACTCGATACATGTAGGGCATGGACCCAACAAGCAACGACTTCTTTGGATCTACGGGAGCAGAAGCTCGTCCGGCAAATTGCAGAAAACAGCGCCCGCCAACTCCGTGTGCTCAGTTTAATGCACTACGAAAGAGTCAGGTGGCTTTCCTCACAGGATAATCCCAAATCAGTCGATGAGGGCATTGAACTTGAGCAAACATATACCAAGCAGCGCAGGTGGCAGCTATTCAAGTTGGCTGGCATTGGGCAGCTAGAAGACGCAATTTCTTTGGCAGAGAAATTCCGGGACATGAGTGCTTTGGTAGAACTCATCATTGAGCTTCAGGATCAGACATTGGCGGACTCGGAACATGCCGAAAATGTCACCAACTATGAATCAGAACAGCTCGGTAGGAGAATCTCGACGTACTTCGAGAAGTTCGGCGAACCCTGGGCTGATGCCTTCTTCACTCGCCAAATATCGATGGGTCAATCAGAGATTCTGTTCACAATGAGAAGGTTTCAACCTTTCATCAACCGCTTCTTGCATAAAAATCCGACCTACGCTCGGCTCTGTTGGATTAATGATGCGATCGGTGAGGATAACTATGAAGCGGCTGCTCGATCGTTGGAGACCTTGGCTCTCGAGCGTGAATCAGATTTGTGGTGTCATCGCGTTGAGTTGTCCTTGTCTAAACTTGCCACGCTAGCAGCCTGGGAAGAAAGCAGTGCAGCTGCCAAGCCTATCTTTGGAAATGAGATAAAACGCCTAGAGGACTTGGCTGAATTAGATGCTGTCCAAGAAGTTGTCTATGCTTATATGATGCCAGCTTTGCAGGGCGCGATTGATCAAAAAGCCGAAACTGAACTAGCAATTGACCAGTTCGGAAGATTTGTGAATGACACCCCATCGCTCCACGAAGTACTATCTGCCTTACTCACTAAAGTGATCAGCCGGCAAATCCTCAGGGTTGACCAGTTGGTTGATTTGTTGACACTGATCGATGGCGGCCAGGTTTCGGAGGAAACGCAGAATGAATTCATTGGCAAGGAATTCTACCTGGCTCTGCGGGTAATTCGATTGAACTCTTCCACCCAGGAGGGTCCTCTCTACTGTATCCCTCTGCAGAAGCTTGTGTGGCGCAGATGCATGATCAGAGATGATTGGCAATTGGAGAAAAATGCTGACAACACAGATCATGAACCTGGAGATCACATGCACTGtgtctctcttcttcgcaCACTCACACTTTGTTTAAGAGATA AACACTGCGCGGACGCAGATCCTTGTCCACTCTATGTACCATCCTCGCCGCTGGATGTAGTGCTTAATGAGTCAGATCTCGATTTTATTTTGTCGTCATACCCACAAGAGCAGCGCAATAGGATTTGCCGCGATCTGAGCAAGGAAAATGATATACTTCTCCAACGGATTGAAGAGGGAAAACTCGAGTTCTGGTACCGGAAACTCCTTATCTCTGCGGAGGAGGCGGTTTCATCTTCAGCTAGTCATTCAACTGGCGCTTTGGTGCAGTTCAGCGATGGTCTACAGGCACACCATTCGGAAACAGGATCTCCTTCCACAAGAGCGCAGTTGTCGTGGCTTTAA
- a CDS encoding ACP S-malonyltransferase yields MLLFLSLRYTTAIRYVCGRSISRLSPHRQSICPHSTTTRLHTALFFPGHGVQRVGMANSWVDNFPGTARPFLDEMDDTLGFNLSRTIANGPNCELNKTENSQPAIMATSILILRILEKEFGFDTKSRVNVTLGHSLGEFSALVAGGYLKFRDALRLVRRRAEIMAECTRQASKQSGEDYGMVALICEPAHLESLLSAIHEFTGHPSPDLKDDSSHGLPTIQQVMIANINSKNQIVLSGSIHRITTLLIQLRQFGGHDPRAVRLKSESPFHNPIMAPAAGYMRHELEHIDIEFPSQLPCISNVSGLPFESRDDLKNLLSRQCVETVKWWDSIRYLDQDRGVKRWIGIGPGKVGRNLVGKEVGKINTKGGGVWALSDPRELENVLMALQNTEIDVLTQ; encoded by the exons ATGTTGCTATTCCTCAGTCTGAGATACACCACTGCCATCCGCTATGTCTGTGGTCGCTCAATCTCAAGGCTGAGCCCCCATCGCCAAAGTATCTGTCCGCACTCCACCACAACAAGATTGCACACAGCTCTATTCTTTCCCG GTCATGGCGTGCAGCGTGTGGGAATGGCTAACTCCTGGGTTGACAATTTTCCTGGCACGGCCAGACCATTCTTAGATGAGATGGACGACACTTTAGGATTCAACCTGTCTCGAACTATAGCAAATGGCCCAAATTGCGAGCTAAACAAGACTGAGAATTCCCAACCTGCTATCATGGCGACGTCCATATTAATCCTTCGCATATTGGAGAAGGAATTTGGTTTCGACACGAAATCTCGTGTGAATGTAACACTTGGACATAGCTTGGGCGAGTTCTCTGCTCTAGTCGCTGGTGGCTATCTTAAGTTCAGAGATGCGCTAAGATTGGTTCGCCGTCGGGCGGAGATTATGGCCGAATGCACCCGTCAAGCCTCTAAACAATCCGGAGAAGACTATGGCATGGTAGCTCTAATCTGTGAGCCGGCTCATCTCGAATCTTTACTTTCGGCCATACATGAATTCACTGGTCATCCTTCCCCAGACTTAAAGGACGATTCGAGTCACGGATTACCCACAATCCAACAAGTTATGATTGCCAACATCAActccaaaaaccaaatagTATTAAGTGGGAGCATTCATAGGATCACGACTCTTCTCATCCAGCTTCGCCAATTTGGTGGCCACGACCCACGTGCTGTGAGGTTGAAGAGCGAAAGCCCGTTCCACAATCCCATCATGGCGCCAGCTGCAGGGTACATGAGACATGAACTAGAACACATCGACATTGAATTCCCCTCCCAGCTGCCGTGTATATCAAACGTCTCAGGTTTACCTTTTGAATCAAGGGACGATTTGAAAAACCTTTTGTCTAGACAGTGTGTTGAAACCGTTAAATGGTGGGACAGTATTCGCTATCTTGaccaagatcgaggagtCAAAAGATGGATTGGCATAGGGCCAGGCAAGGTCGGCAGAAATCTGGTCGGCAAGGAAGTTGGCAAAATCAACACCAAAGGAGGTGGCGTTTGGGCTCTTAGTGATCCCCGAGAGCTGGAGAATGTTTTGATGGCGCTGCAAAACACTGAAATTGACGTCTTAACCCAATGA
- a CDS encoding NuoB/complex I 20 kDa subunit family protein gives MLSTSRRAVLGALRARSVTVPFPFRAQQLALLSTSPVKSATALEHQAQSGQPLTASGKVRKEVPLPSQEKKEGAMQYVLTTLDQVANWARQSSLWPMTFGLACCAVEMMHLSTPRYDQDRLGIIFRASPRQSDVMIVAGTLTNKMAPALRQVYDQMPDPRWVISMGSCANGGGYYHYSYSVVRGCDRIVPVDVYVPGCPPTSEALMYGIFQLQKKMRHTRITRMWYRR, from the exons ATGCTCTCTACATCTAGGCGCGCCGTTCTGGGCGCGCTCCGCG CGCGATCAGTTACAGTTCCATTCCCGTTCAGAGCTCAGCAGCTTGCATTGCTGTCCACCTCTCCAGTCAAATCAGCGACGGCACTCGAGCATCAGGCGCAGTCCGGACAGCCTTTGACTGCATCTGGAAAGGTTCGAAAGGAGGTGCCCTTGCCGAgccaggaaaagaaagagggtGCAATGCAATATGTCCT TACCACACTTGACCAAGTCGCCAATTGGGCCCGCCAAAGCTCCTTGTGGCCGATGACCTTCGGTCTCGCCTGTTGTGCTGTCGAGATGATGCATCTGTCGACACCTAGATACGACCAAGATCGCCTGGGAATTATTTTTAGAGCTTCACCTCGCCAGTCAGATGTGATGATTGTGGCTGGTACATTGACCAACAAAATGGCACCAGCCCTTCGACAAGTTTACGATCAGATGCCTGATCCACGCTGGGTCATCAGCATGGGAAGTTGTGCGAATGGCGGCGGCTACTATCATTACAGTTACTCGGTTGTACGAGGATGTGATAGGATTGTTCCTGTCGATGTTTATGTTCCTGGAT GCCCACCTACATCTGAGGCATTGATGTATGGAATATTCCAactccagaagaagatgagacaTACAAGAATCACACGCATGTGGTACCGCCGTTAA
- a CDS encoding oxidoreductase, short-chain dehydrogenase/reductase family produces the protein MQEYTEKPASGAESQFQPGHRIPIQHQKKPGLQAELEDPKPASTRIPTDDYGYQTYKAAGKLAGKRAIITGGDSGIGRAVAILFAMEGASSLIVYLPEEEIDAQETKRRVQETGKECHCLAVDIRKRENCQKVVDVALRCLGGIDILVNNAAFQNMVQDISELDEDQWHRTFDTNIHPYYYLSKYSLPHMRSGATIINCSSVNHYIGRGDLLDYTSTKGAIIAFTRGLSNQQIGKGIRVNCVCPGPIWTPLIPSTMDTSAMEQFSSVPMGRPGQPSEVATCFVFLASHDSSYISGQSLHPNGGVMVNG, from the exons ATGCAAGAGTACACGGAAAAGCCAGCAAGCGGTGCTGAATCACAATTTCAGCCTG GTCACCGGATCCCAATCCAACATCAGAAAAAGCCTGGGCTACAGGCGGAACTCGAGGATCCCAAGCCTGCGTCAACTCGCATACCGACCGACGACTATGGATATCAGACATATAAAGCAGCCGGGAAACTCGCTGGAAAGAGAGCCATCATTACGGGTGGCGACTCTGGGATCGGTCGCGCCGTTGCCATATTGTTTGCAATGGAAGGGGCATCTAGCCTAATTGTATACTTGCCAGAGGAAGAGATAGATGCTCAGGAAACAAAGAGAAGAGTGCAGGAAACCGGAAAAGAATGTCACTGCTTGGCAGTAGATATCCGAAAAAGGGAGAACTGCCAGAAAGTAGTCGACGTCGCCCTTCGGTGTCTGGGAGGAATTGACATTCTGGTGAACAATGCTGCATTCCAGAACATGGTCCAAGACATCAGCGAGCTAGATGA GGACCAATGGCATCGCACCTTTGACACAAACATCCATCCTTACTATTACTTGTCGAAGTACAGCCTACCACATATGCGATCTGGCGCCACGATCATCAATTGTTCATCTGTTAACCATTATATTGGCCGAGGTGACCTCCTTGACTATACATCTACGAAGGGCGCAATTATTGCGTTCACTCGAGGATTGTCCAACCAACAAATTGGGAAAGGAATTCGAGTCAACTGTGTGTGCCCTGGTCCAA TCTGGACTCCTTTGATCCCATCCACCATGGATACTTCTGCAATGGAACAATTCAGCTCCGTGCCCATGGGTCGCCCGGGCCAACCTAGCGAGGTTGCAACAtgctttgttttccttgcAAGTCATGACAGTAGCTACATCTCGGGGCAAAGCCTGCACCCTAATGGCGGTGTCATGGTCAACGGCTAA
- a CDS encoding rRNA-processing protein MPP10, whose protein sequence is MDQTVMQDQSETIIQCPASRSTRDGYNMPIESALSTPWVFLSPTTSLHANTVDCAKYFLDSLALSVSNAQLARQRVMRKRKRSDYEQETLHHVLQLKELFVQGFTSDQIWEQATRILDSAKQEIEQDSALIAQHVEPAFLDARASPFLSQEANSEDISNFSDISDSAADRSDRDSASDDEREDMGSVPESPSMAEGRSDGDSRTDVEESDNDNHNSRGTYVQDPFGLNDGFFSIDEFNKQSEFLERQDAKGEIDDDLESDEEEIDWHVDPLAGGVSVPSQTTRPTAQRSKRSFENGSESSSDEEGPTFDNVAIENDIDSEDDDAYAISADTTNWMNTSDIKYSDFFEPPPRRATSTKTRPLPKTQPHGAPVETDIDRAIADVRRDLLEDDESLDGNDSSDNELAGSKQQHSAHEKQRARIADEIRRLEAANVAKKDWMLAGEARGAERPMNSLIEEDLDFERVGKPVPVVTTELSGYIEELVKRRILAKEFDEVIRRRPGIPEAQTAKKVRFELEDTKPQQSLAELFESDHLRATDPNYVDPKNHKLLREHTEISNLWREISDRLDTLSNWHYRPKAPQANINVITDVPTIMMEDAQPAASSAVGGSATLAPQEIYAPGDNGKVAGEVTLKSGESIAKDEMTRDEKSKLRRRQKKQRKSDSDPAKQQSGKAAEKQQIVSTLKKGGVKVIGREGHLTDVYGARDREGIAKTGADILKL, encoded by the coding sequence ATGGACCAAACGGTAATGCAAGACCAATCTGAGACGATAATCCAATGCCCAGCATCCAGGTCGACTCGTGACGGATATAATATGCCTATCGAATCAGCATTATCGACACCGTGGGTTTTTCTTAGCCCGACAACCTCGCTGCATGCGAATACAGTTGATTGTGCAAAGTACTTTCTGGATTCCCTTGCCCTGTCCGTCAGCAATGCACAGCTTGCTCGTCAGCGCGTTATGCGGAAGCGCAAGCGATCGGATTATGAGCAAGAGACTCTGCATCATGTATTACAGTTGAAGGAACTGTTTGTGCAAGGTTTTACTTCAGATCAAATATGGGAACAGGCCACAAGAATACTAGACTCTGCCAAGCAGGAAATTGAGCAAGATTCCGCTTTGATTGCCCAGCATGTCGAACCAGCTTTTCTAGACGCAAGAGCGTCACCATTTCTGTCGCAGGAGGCGAACTCTGAAGATATCTCTAATTTTAGTGATATTTCAGATTCGGCCGCTGATCGTTCAGACCGCGACTCTGCTTCtgatgatgaaagggaaGATATGGGATCCGTACCAGAATCACCGAGCATGGCTGAGGGCCGCTCTGACGGAGATAGTAGGACTGATGTGGAAGAGTCGGACAATGATAACCACAATAGCCGCGGCACCTACGTACAAGACCCATTCGGACTGAATGATGGCTTTTTCTCCATTGACGAATTCAACAAGCAGTCCGAGTTTCTCGAGAGGCAAGATGCAAAGGGCGAAATAGATGACGATTTGGAGagcgacgaagaggagataGACTGGCACGTCGACCCCTTAGCTGGTGGGGTTTCTGTGCCTTCCCAAACCACACGACCAACAGCACAGAGGTCTAAACGGTCTTTCGAGAACGGAAGTGAGAGCAGTAGTGACGAGGAAGGGCCGACTTTCGATAACGTTGCCATCGAAAATGACATCGAttcagaggatgacgacgcATATGCAATTAGTGCGGATACCACTAATTGGATGAATACCAGTGATATCAAGTACTCAGATTTTTTTGAGCCTCCTCCACGGAGGGCGACTTCGACGAAAACCCGCCCTCTTCCGAAAACACAACCTCATGGGGCTCCTGTGGAAACTGACATCGATCGCGCGATTGCTGATGTTAGGCGCGACTTGCTTGAGGACGATGAGTCGCTGGATGGAAACGATTCTTCCGATAATGAGCTAGCTGGTTCTAAACAACAGCATTCGGCTCATGAGAAACAACGCGCGCGGATTGCCGACGAGATACGTCGCTTAGAGGCTGCTAATGTGGCGAAGAAAGATTGGAtgcttgctggtgaagctCGAGGCGCTGAAAGACCTATGAATTCCTTGATTGAAGAAGACTTGGATTTCGAGAGGGTTGGAAAGCCGGTACCAGTTGTTACGACGGAACTTTCTGGGTACATTGAGGAGCTGGTTAAGCGTCGAATATTGGCGAAGGAGTTCGATGAAGTAATACGCCGTCGTCCTGGAATTCCGGAAGCGCAGACTGCAAAGAAAGTGAGATTTGAGCTGGAAGACACCAAACCTCAACAGAGCCTGGCCGAGCTCTTTGAATCTGATCATCTCAGGGCTACTGATCCGAACTATGTCGACCCCAAGAATCATAAACTTCTACGAGAACATACTGAGATTTCAAACCTTTGGAGAGAGATTAGCGACCGTCTGGATACGCTGTCGAACTGGCATTACAGACCAAAGGCTCCTCAAGCAAATATCAATGTGATCACGGATGTCCCTACCATTatgatggaggatgcgcAGCCTGCGGCTAGCAGCGCTGTTGGTGGGTCAGCAACCCTTGCTCCTCAGGAAATTTACGCTCCGGGTGATAACGGCAAGGTTGCTGGAGAAGTAACACTGAAGAGTGGAGAATCTATCGCCAAGGATGAAATGACGCGCGATGAGAAGTCCAAGCTAAGGAGGAGGCAGAAAAAGCAGAGAAAGTCTGACTCTGACCCTGCAAAACAACAATCAGGGAAAGCCGCTGAAAAACAACAAATCGTCTCAACGTTGAAGAAGGGCGGTGTCAAGGTGATTGGTAGAGAGGGCCACCTCACTGATGTTTATGGTGCCAGAGACCGGGAGGGCATCGCCAAAACTGGTGCAGATATACTCAAGCTGTAA
- a CDS encoding protein N-lysine methyltransferase family protein, with translation MGAKILPMEATIPDKPSSPNLVAAFDVSEHLVPVRELKPAGNTLVSFDGLLEEPLILKEDLKEGCGGQLWPAGIVLAKYLLRQHRNNLSNKTIVELGAGGGLVGLAVARGCDVGPCPIYITDQEPMLHLMKTNIELNNLSTAVAATVLNWGERLPDCIPTHPEIVLAADCVYFEPAFPLLISTLQDLLGPESVCYFCFKRRRRADLRFMKAAKRVFDIKEVRDDPEADTYRRENIFLYSLRLRFRPENGSLRAIKE, from the exons ATGGGTGCAAAAATTCTCCCGATGGAAGCAACTATTCCTGACAAACCCTCATCACCCAACCTTGTGGCAGCCTTCGATGTCAGCGAACACTTAGTTCCTGTCAGGGAGCTAAAACCGGCTGGGAATACGTTGGTTTCATTTGATGGTCTCCTGGAAGAGCCCCTAATTCTTAAAGAAGACCTTAAAGAGGGTTGCGGTGGTCAATTATGGCCAGCAGGGATTGTCCTGGCAAAGTACTTGCTGCGGCAACACCGCAATAATCTCTCCAACAAGACAAT AGTTGAACTAGGAGCTGGCGGGGGCCTTGTGGGCCTCGCGGTTGCACGAGGGTGCGATGTTGGTCCTTGTCCCATCTACATCACAGACCAAGAGCCAATGTTACACTTGATGAAAACGAACATTGAGCTGAACAATCTCTCAACTGCTGTGGCGGCCACAGTATTAAATTGGGGAGAGCGTCTCCCGGACTGTATACCGACACATCCTGAGATCGTCCTCGCTGCGGACTGCGTCTATTTCGAGCCGGCATTCCCCCTTCTCATTTCAACCTTGCAAGATCTGCTGGGACCCGAATCTGTTTGCTACTTCTGTTTCAAGAGGCGTAGGCGAGCAGATCTCCGTTTTATGAAAGCAGCTAAGAGGGTTTTTGATATCAAGGAGGTTCGTGACGACCCTGAGGCGGATACATACAGGAGGGAGAATATCTTTCTCTATTCACTCCGGTTGAGATTTAGACCAGAGAACGGCAGTCTTAGAGCAATAAAAGAATGA